From the Helicobacter pylori genome, one window contains:
- the edd gene encoding phosphogluconate dehydratase, with amino-acid sequence MPKHSLEQIKEKITERSKKTRELYLENIFNPKNQPKIESLGCANIAHVTASMPEHLKMPLGSHKRKHFAIITAYNDMLSAHQPFKNYPDLIKKELQEHNAYASVASGVPAMCDGITQGYEGMELSLFSRDVIALSTAVGLSHNVFDGAFFLGVCDKIVPGLLIGALSFGNLASVFVPSGPMVSGIENYKKAKARQDFAMGKINREELLKVEMQSYHDVGTCTFYGTANSNQMMMEFMGLHVANSSFINPNNPLRKVLVEESAKRLASGKVLPLAKLIDEKSILNALIGLMATGGSTNHTLHLIAIARSCGVILNWNDFDAVSNLIPLLAKVYPNGSADVNAFEACGGLAFVIKELLKEGLLFEDTHTIMDTETQKGMQNYTKTPFLENDHLAYKDAINHSLNTDILRPVSEPFAANGGLKILKGNLGRAVIKISAIKDEHRKVKARAIVFKTQSEFLERFKNKELERDFVAVLPFQGPKSNGMPELHKLTTNLGALQDMGYKVALVTDGRMSGASGKVPSAIHLSPEGALNGAIIKIKDGDWIELDAPNNALNVLEKDFEKRGINPLFLETLENLEKPTFGLGRELFTSLRLNVNTAEEGGMSFGIKI; translated from the coding sequence ATGCCTAAGCATTCTTTAGAACAAATCAAAGAAAAAATTACAGAGCGTAGCAAAAAAACCAGAGAGCTTTATTTAGAAAATATCTTTAACCCTAAAAACCAGCCCAAGATTGAGAGCTTGGGTTGCGCGAATATTGCCCATGTTACGGCGAGCATGCCAGAGCATTTAAAAATGCCTTTAGGTTCGCATAAAAGAAAGCATTTTGCGATTATCACCGCTTATAACGACATGCTTTCAGCCCACCAACCTTTTAAAAATTACCCTGATCTGATTAAAAAAGAGTTGCAAGAGCATAACGCCTATGCGAGCGTCGCTAGTGGGGTGCCAGCGATGTGTGATGGTATCACGCAGGGTTATGAGGGCATGGAATTGAGCTTGTTCAGCAGAGATGTGATCGCATTAAGCACCGCCGTAGGGTTAAGCCATAATGTTTTTGACGGGGCGTTTTTTTTGGGCGTGTGCGATAAAATCGTGCCAGGCTTGCTCATAGGAGCGTTAAGCTTTGGGAATTTAGCGAGCGTGTTTGTGCCAAGCGGGCCTATGGTGAGCGGGATAGAAAATTATAAAAAAGCCAAAGCGCGCCAGGATTTTGCAATGGGAAAGATCAACAGAGAAGAGCTTTTAAAAGTGGAAATGCAAAGCTATCATGATGTGGGCACTTGCACTTTTTATGGCACGGCTAATTCTAATCAAATGATGATGGAATTTATGGGGTTGCATGTGGCTAATTCTAGTTTTATCAACCCTAACAACCCCTTACGAAAGGTTTTAGTAGAAGAGAGCGCTAAAAGATTAGCGAGCGGGAAAGTCCTGCCTTTAGCCAAACTCATTGATGAAAAAAGCATTCTTAACGCTCTTATAGGCTTGATGGCAACAGGGGGTTCTACTAACCACACTTTGCATTTGATCGCTATCGCTAGATCTTGTGGGGTGATCCTCAATTGGAACGATTTTGACGCAGTTTCTAACCTCATACCCCTTTTAGCTAAAGTCTATCCTAACGGATCAGCGGATGTGAACGCTTTTGAAGCCTGTGGGGGCTTAGCGTTTGTGATCAAAGAATTGTTAAAAGAGGGGCTTTTATTTGAAGACACGCATACCATTATGGATACAGAAACGCAAAAAGGCATGCAAAATTACACCAAAACCCCCTTTTTAGAAAACGACCACTTGGCGTATAAAGACGCCATCAATCATAGCCTGAATACGGATATTTTACGCCCTGTGAGCGAGCCTTTTGCCGCTAATGGGGGGCTTAAAATCTTAAAAGGTAATTTAGGGCGGGCCGTGATTAAAATCTCAGCCATTAAAGATGAGCATAGGAAAGTTAAGGCTAGAGCGATTGTTTTTAAAACCCAAAGCGAGTTTTTAGAACGCTTTAAAAATAAAGAATTAGAAAGGGATTTTGTCGCTGTCTTGCCTTTCCAAGGGCCTAAATCTAATGGCATGCCAGAATTGCACAAACTCACCACGAATTTAGGGGCTTTGCAGGATATGGGCTATAAGGTCGCGCTCGTTACGGATGGGCGCATGAGCGGGGCGAGCGGGAAAGTGCCTAGCGCGATTCATTTAAGCCCTGAGGGGGCGTTAAACGGGGCGATCATTAAGATTAAAGATGGCGATTGGATAGAATTAGACGCTCCTAATAATGCCTTGAATGTGCTTGAAAAGGATTTTGAAAAGAGAGGCATCAACCCCTTGTTTTTAGAAACCTTAGAAAATTTAGAAAAGCCTACTTTTGGGTTGGGTAGGGAATTATTTACAAGCTTGAGATTGAATGTTAATACCGCTGAAGAGGGTGGCATGAGTTTTGGCATAAAAATATAA
- a CDS encoding bifunctional 4-hydroxy-2-oxoglutarate aldolase/2-dehydro-3-deoxy-phosphogluconate aldolase: MQDKIIEVLQISPIVPVVVVENIKDAVPLAQSLIEGGIPIIEVTLRSSCALEAIELIAKNVPEMRVGAGTILNLTQLEQAQNRGAEFLISPGLTIKLLEHAKKKGMPLIPGVSSSSEVMQALELGYNALKFFPAEYCGGVKLLNAFNGPFKGVKFCPTGGVSVDNMRSYLALENVVCVGGSWLTPKDLVQNKEWDKITEICKRALALR; encoded by the coding sequence ATGCAAGATAAAATAATAGAGGTTTTACAAATCAGCCCCATTGTCCCTGTGGTGGTGGTTGAAAATATAAAAGACGCTGTGCCTTTAGCGCAAAGCCTGATAGAGGGGGGTATTCCAATCATAGAAGTAACTTTGCGCTCCAGTTGCGCTTTAGAAGCCATAGAGCTTATCGCTAAGAATGTGCCAGAAATGCGCGTGGGTGCTGGCACGATACTCAATCTCACTCAATTAGAGCAGGCTCAAAATAGGGGGGCAGAGTTTTTGATTAGCCCGGGTCTTACGATAAAGCTTTTAGAACACGCAAAGAAAAAAGGCATGCCCCTAATACCTGGGGTTTCTAGCAGCAGTGAAGTCATGCAAGCCTTAGAATTGGGTTATAACGCTTTGAAATTTTTCCCGGCAGAGTATTGCGGGGGCGTTAAGCTTTTAAACGCTTTTAACGGCCCTTTTAAAGGGGTGAAATTTTGCCCCACTGGGGGGGTTAGCGTGGATAACATGCGTTCTTATTTGGCTTTAGAAAACGTTGTGTGCGTGGGGGGGAGCTGGCTTACCCCTAAAGACTTGGTTCAAAACAAAGAGTGGGATAAAATCACAGAAATTTGCAAGCGGGCGTTAGCTTTAAGATAA
- the hcpC gene encoding Sel1-like repeat protein HcpC: MLENVKKSLFRVLCLGALCLGGLMAEQDPKELVGLGAKSYKEQDFTQAKKYFEKACDLKENSGCFNLGVLYYQGQGVEKNLKKAASFYSKACDLNYSNGCHLLGNLYYSGQGVSQNTNKALQYYSKACDLKYAEGCASLGGIYHDGKVVTRDFKKAVEYFTKACDLNDGDGCTILGSLYDAGRGTPKDLKKALASYDKACDLKDSPGCFNAGNMYHHGEGAAKNFKEALARYSKACELENGGGCFNLGAMQYNGEGIARNEKQAIENFKKGCKLGAKGACDILKQLKIKV; the protein is encoded by the coding sequence ATGTTAGAAAATGTCAAAAAATCCCTTTTTAGGGTTTTGTGCTTGGGCGCGTTGTGTTTAGGGGGGCTAATGGCAGAGCAAGACCCTAAAGAGCTTGTCGGTTTGGGGGCAAAGAGCTACAAAGAGCAGGATTTCACTCAGGCTAAGAAATATTTTGAAAAAGCTTGCGATTTGAAAGAAAATAGCGGGTGTTTTAATTTAGGGGTGCTTTATTATCAAGGGCAAGGGGTGGAAAAGAATTTGAAAAAAGCCGCTTCATTTTACTCTAAAGCTTGCGATTTAAATTACAGCAATGGGTGTCATTTGCTAGGGAATTTATATTATAGCGGGCAAGGCGTGTCCCAAAACACCAATAAAGCCTTACAATACTACTCTAAAGCGTGCGATTTGAAATACGCTGAAGGGTGCGCGAGCTTAGGGGGGATCTACCATGATGGCAAAGTGGTTACTAGGGATTTTAAAAAAGCGGTGGAATATTTCACTAAAGCGTGCGATTTGAACGATGGCGATGGTTGCACGATATTAGGGAGCTTGTATGATGCAGGCAGAGGCACGCCTAAGGATTTGAAAAAGGCGCTCGCTTCGTATGACAAAGCTTGCGATTTAAAAGACAGCCCAGGGTGTTTTAACGCAGGGAATATGTATCATCATGGCGAAGGCGCGGCGAAGAATTTTAAAGAGGCCCTCGCTCGTTATTCTAAGGCATGCGAGTTGGAAAATGGCGGAGGGTGTTTCAATTTAGGGGCTATGCAATACAATGGCGAAGGTATAGCAAGGAATGAAAAGCAAGCCATAGAAAACTTTAAAAAAGGCTGTAAATTAGGCGCTAAAGGGGCATGCGATATTCTCAAGCAGCTCAAAATCAAAGTTTAG
- a CDS encoding SDR family oxidoreductase — MAHILVSGATSGFGLEIAKAFLQKNHVVFGTGRRKENLQKLQLAYPKRFIPLCFDLKNKPETKRAIETIFSMTDRIDALINNAGLALGLNKAYECELDDWEIMIDTNIKGLLYLTRLILPSMIEHDQGTIINLGSIAGTYAYPGGNVYGASKAFVKQFSLNLRADLAGTNIRVSNVEPGLCGETEFSMVRFKGDKIKAQSVYENTLYLKPQDIANIVLWIYEQPLHVNINRIEIMPTSQTFAPLPTHKNP; from the coding sequence ATGGCGCACATTTTAGTTAGCGGGGCGACTTCAGGGTTTGGATTAGAAATCGCTAAAGCGTTTTTACAAAAAAACCATGTGGTTTTTGGCACAGGGAGGCGAAAAGAGAATTTACAAAAATTGCAACTCGCTTACCCTAAGCGTTTCATTCCCTTGTGTTTTGATCTTAAAAACAAGCCTGAAACTAAGCGAGCGATAGAAACGATTTTTTCTATGACGGATCGCATTGACGCTCTAATCAATAACGCCGGCTTAGCGCTAGGCTTGAACAAGGCTTATGAATGCGAGTTAGACGACTGGGAAATCATGATAGACACGAACATCAAGGGGCTGTTGTATCTCACTCGTTTGATCTTGCCCTCTATGATAGAGCATGACCAAGGGACCATCATCAATCTTGGTTCTATCGCTGGCACTTACGCCTATCCTGGAGGGAATGTCTATGGAGCGAGCAAGGCGTTTGTGAAGCAATTTTCTTTAAATTTGCGAGCGGATTTGGCTGGCACTAACATTAGAGTGAGTAATGTTGAACCCGGTTTGTGCGGCGAAACCGAATTCAGCATGGTGCGTTTTAAAGGCGATAAAATCAAAGCCCAATCCGTCTATGAAAACACCCTTTATCTCAAACCACAAGATATTGCTAACATCGTGCTATGGATTTATGAACAACCCTTGCATGTCAATATCAACCGCATAGAAATCATGCCCACAAGCCAAACTTTCGCTCCCCTACCCACCCATAAAAACCCTTAA
- a CDS encoding DUF3519 domain-containing protein, producing the protein MLGHYLALLFKEILSQKDLTSQEVLLKRTENLNELTKEPTHLSPLEQANAKKLAKLQSEQLQSEQDF; encoded by the coding sequence ATGCTAGGCCACTACCTAGCACTCTTATTTAAAGAGATACTATCTCAAAAAGATTTAACAAGTCAAGAGGTTTTATTAAAAAGAACAGAAAATTTAAACGAATTGACCAAAGAGCCTACACATTTAAGCCCCCTAGAGCAAGCCAACGCCAAAAAGCTTGCGAAATTACAAAGCGAACAACTACAAAGCGAACAAGATTTTTAA